A single Desulfovibrio piger DNA region contains:
- a CDS encoding lytic transglycosylase domain-containing protein, producing the protein MFVPDWPGRGRARLGVLCVLAFCLLLAGGCGSKQKKGQPLSMPSLIIPGDEGGEPLTPAELAAFQNTARIDRDIHKASMPDVVLQYKHFLRKGRGTMSVFSRNAEPYLGYARKVFRSRGMPEELAYLALVESGYRPDAESRVGALGAWQFMPYTGMKYGLTQDWWLDERLDPYRATEAAADYLQKLYGDFRDWPTAIAAYNAGEGKMSRAKEGTGARNFYEVVERNHKLDEKARLRPETVQYVPRFLAMSKIMRNLPQLGFTPVDQDKPAPVRRLTARPGTDLMALSRACGLSWESFQGYNLHHKRTISSTERSTFVYVPLQNEAQAQAFLRSPSASAFANWRPTRVQTSSDSLARISKRSGVPLERIQAANPEKKKIYAGDTLLLPRGVPMSPSAVAAADGTPPRKGRSSGRDRQERGRPEPSGGVYVLRPNDTLYGVARQFGVSVSELQACNDIDDPSQLQVGQRLTIPGKGGAAASRPSSSEPQGAKKGKASRASRSRTYTVQAGDSLWGIARRNDVSVEDIKRWNDGVDAQNLRVGSTLIVGD; encoded by the coding sequence ATGTTCGTTCCTGATTGGCCCGGCAGGGGCCGCGCACGTCTGGGGGTGCTCTGTGTTCTGGCCTTTTGCCTGCTGCTGGCGGGCGGCTGCGGCAGCAAACAGAAAAAAGGACAGCCCCTTTCCATGCCGTCCCTCATCATCCCCGGCGACGAGGGCGGCGAGCCGCTGACCCCTGCGGAACTGGCCGCCTTCCAGAACACGGCCCGCATCGACCGCGACATCCACAAGGCCTCCATGCCGGATGTCGTCCTGCAGTACAAGCACTTCCTGCGCAAGGGGCGCGGGACCATGAGCGTCTTTTCCCGCAATGCCGAGCCTTATCTGGGCTACGCCCGCAAGGTCTTCCGTTCGCGCGGCATGCCTGAGGAGCTGGCCTATCTGGCCCTGGTGGAGAGCGGCTACCGCCCCGATGCGGAATCCCGCGTGGGGGCTCTGGGCGCCTGGCAGTTCATGCCCTATACCGGCATGAAGTACGGCCTGACCCAGGACTGGTGGCTGGACGAACGTCTGGACCCCTACCGCGCCACCGAGGCCGCCGCCGACTATCTCCAGAAACTGTACGGGGATTTCCGCGACTGGCCCACGGCCATCGCCGCCTACAACGCCGGTGAGGGCAAGATGAGCCGGGCCAAGGAAGGCACCGGCGCCCGGAATTTCTATGAGGTGGTGGAACGCAACCACAAGCTGGACGAAAAAGCCCGCCTGCGGCCCGAGACCGTGCAGTATGTGCCGCGCTTCCTGGCCATGAGCAAGATCATGCGCAACCTGCCCCAGCTGGGCTTCACCCCCGTGGACCAGGACAAGCCCGCCCCGGTCCGGCGCCTGACGGCCCGCCCCGGTACCGACCTCATGGCCCTGAGCCGTGCCTGCGGCCTGAGCTGGGAAAGCTTCCAGGGCTACAACCTGCACCACAAGCGGACCATCTCCTCCACCGAGCGTTCCACCTTCGTCTATGTGCCGCTCCAGAACGAGGCCCAGGCCCAGGCCTTCCTGCGCTCGCCGTCGGCCTCGGCCTTCGCCAACTGGCGTCCCACCAGGGTGCAGACCTCGTCCGACTCCCTGGCCCGGATCAGCAAGCGCAGCGGCGTGCCCCTGGAACGCATCCAGGCCGCCAACCCCGAAAAGAAGAAGATCTACGCCGGGGATACCCTGCTGCTGCCGCGCGGCGTGCCCATGTCGCCTTCGGCCGTGGCCGCGGCGGACGGGACGCCCCCGCGGAAAGGACGTTCGTCCGGCCGGGACAGGCAGGAACGCGGCAGGCCCGAACCTTCGGGCGGCGTCTATGTGCTGCGGCCCAACGATACGCTCTACGGCGTGGCCCGGCAGTTCGGCGTCTCGGTGAGCGAGCTGCAGGCCTGCAACGATATCGACGACCCCAGCCAGCTGCAGGTGGGCCAGCGCCTGACCATCCCCGGCAAGGGCGGTGCCGCGGCGTCGCGTCCGTCTTCTTCCGAACCGCAGGGCGCGAAGAAGGGCAAGGCCTCCCGTGCTTCCCGCAGCAGGACCTATACCGTCCAGGCCGGTGACAGCCTGTGGGGCATCGCCCGCAGGAACGATGTCTCGGTGGAGGACATCAAACGCTGGAATGACGGGGTGGATGCCCAGAACCTGCGCGTGGGCAGCACCCTGATCGTGGGGGATTAG
- a CDS encoding TrmH family RNA methyltransferase — protein MNQPSETPLLPGMKPVLELLRTDPQRIDLVFCKKGLRTRDAQDVQQLCRQSGVRFSLVDQAALDRLCREAAQQNGSEAAPLNHQGVVARLTATDFRDLADVLRAASEAPLPLVVALDQVQDPGNVGTLCRTLYALGGAGVILPRHNSAYLGPAAHRAAAGALERLPVARVTNLAHALDEAEEAGFSIYGAGCGPGAADAFEHAMQLPAVLVLGNEDKGLRPGVAKRCGRMLRIPLARRFDSLNVAQAGAILLGLAAMRRPG, from the coding sequence ATGAATCAACCTTCCGAGACCCCGCTCCTGCCGGGCATGAAGCCCGTGCTGGAACTTTTGCGGACCGACCCGCAGCGCATCGACCTCGTCTTTTGCAAAAAAGGCCTGCGCACCCGGGATGCCCAGGACGTGCAGCAGCTGTGCCGCCAGAGCGGCGTGCGCTTCAGTCTGGTGGATCAGGCGGCCCTGGACAGGCTCTGCCGCGAGGCCGCCCAGCAGAACGGCAGCGAGGCCGCGCCGCTCAACCATCAGGGCGTGGTGGCGCGCCTGACGGCCACGGATTTCCGTGACCTGGCGGACGTGCTGCGGGCCGCGTCCGAAGCGCCCCTGCCGCTGGTGGTGGCCCTGGACCAGGTCCAGGACCCGGGCAACGTGGGCACCCTGTGCCGCACCCTGTATGCCCTGGGCGGCGCGGGCGTGATCCTGCCCCGCCACAACAGCGCCTATCTGGGCCCTGCGGCCCATCGCGCCGCTGCCGGGGCCCTGGAGCGCCTGCCCGTGGCCCGGGTGACCAACCTGGCCCATGCGCTGGACGAGGCCGAGGAGGCCGGGTTCAGCATCTACGGCGCGGGCTGCGGCCCCGGCGCCGCCGATGCCTTCGAGCATGCCATGCAGCTGCCCGCCGTCCTGGTGCTGGGCAATGAAGACAAGGGCCTGCGCCCCGGGGTGGCCAAACGCTGCGGCCGGATGCTGCGCATCCCGCTGGCACGCAGGTTCGATTCGCTCAACGTGGCCCAGGCAGGGGCCATCCTGCTGGGGCTGGCCGCCATGCGCCGCCCGGGATAG
- a CDS encoding DUF134 domain-containing protein, with protein sequence MRPQKLRLIAAKPACRRFSPDTGHDAPAMTLGLDMLEALRLADAEGLSQEEAARQMKISPPTFCRLLAEARRRVAQALTRGLPLVMEGGPVRLRCQHHRGGEGPHGGHRHGQQPDGATRTPGTAEQTEEPCPPARPRGGHGFGHGRRGRTSR encoded by the coding sequence ATGCGACCGCAAAAATTGCGCCTCATCGCTGCCAAGCCCGCGTGCCGACGCTTCTCCCCTGACACAGGGCACGACGCGCCCGCCATGACGCTGGGCCTGGACATGCTGGAGGCACTGCGCCTGGCTGATGCCGAAGGGCTTTCGCAAGAAGAGGCCGCCCGGCAGATGAAGATTTCTCCGCCCACGTTCTGCCGCCTGCTGGCCGAAGCCCGCCGACGTGTGGCCCAGGCCCTTACCCGGGGGCTGCCCCTGGTCATGGAGGGCGGTCCCGTACGGCTGCGTTGCCAGCACCACAGGGGAGGAGAGGGCCCTCACGGCGGACACAGGCACGGGCAGCAGCCGGATGGGGCGACGCGGACGCCCGGGACAGCAGAGCAGACAGAGGAGCCGTGTCCTCCTGCCCGTCCGCGTGGCGGACACGGCTTTGGACATGGCAGGAGAGGCCGGACATCACGCTGA
- a CDS encoding YggS family pyridoxal phosphate-dependent enzyme, whose protein sequence is MMDDSALRERYRSVLERLGEAVARAGRTPEEVRLIAVSKLHPAADVACVAAAGQVDFGENYVQEALQKRQELVDQPQCRDIRWHMIGHVQSRKAAQVAGAFALVHTLDSVKLADALEKRAAALDVVQPVLCEINVGEEPQKAGIMADALPGLAEHVLAHCPHLELQGLMCLPPVFDAGEAARPYFARLYRLREDLRARTGLPLPHLSMGMSGDFAAAVAEGATLVRIGTDIFGPRPPKVTA, encoded by the coding sequence ATGATGGATGATTCCGCCTTGCGTGAACGCTACCGTTCCGTGCTGGAGCGGCTGGGCGAGGCCGTCGCCCGTGCCGGCCGCACGCCGGAAGAGGTACGCCTGATCGCTGTTTCCAAGCTGCATCCGGCCGCTGACGTGGCCTGTGTGGCTGCCGCCGGACAGGTGGATTTTGGCGAGAACTATGTGCAGGAAGCCCTGCAGAAACGGCAGGAGCTGGTGGACCAGCCCCAATGCCGTGACATCCGCTGGCACATGATCGGCCATGTGCAGAGCCGCAAGGCCGCGCAGGTGGCCGGGGCCTTTGCCCTGGTACACACCCTGGATTCCGTCAAGCTGGCCGATGCGCTGGAAAAGCGCGCCGCCGCGCTGGACGTGGTCCAGCCCGTGCTGTGCGAGATCAATGTGGGCGAGGAGCCCCAGAAAGCCGGCATCATGGCCGATGCCCTGCCCGGACTGGCGGAGCATGTGCTGGCGCACTGCCCCCATCTGGAGCTGCAGGGGCTCATGTGCCTGCCGCCCGTCTTCGACGCGGGCGAGGCCGCGCGGCCCTACTTTGCCCGCCTGTACCGCCTGCGCGAGGACTTGCGGGCGCGCACCGGCCTGCCGCTGCCCCATCTTTCCATGGGCATGTCCGGCGACTTTGCCGCGGCCGTGGCCGAAGGGGCCACCCTGGTGCGCATAGGTACGGACATCTTCGGCCCCCGTCCGCCCAAGGTCACTGCCTGA
- the era gene encoding GTPase Era, with protein MNGQNYRCGWVALMGPPNAGKSTLLNGLMGQKVTIVTPKPQTTRNQIVGILTDGDAQAIFMDTPGLSQVRGRLSKTMIQAVWQSLGQADVIMPVLDAHLYIRHPEYLDRDLAPVAEALASDERPMVVVANKVDLFADKSRMLPLLTRLNEMWPRAEIFPVSALNKDGLPELARLIKKQLPEGMAQFPEDQISTAPVRFMAAEIVREKLFLHLRQEVPYGIAVEVENWEEDPEREQTIIHTVIYVARPMHKGMVIGRGGSVLKQVGMEARQDIRELIGGKVHLELWVKVRENWTEDTAFLRELGMGAESL; from the coding sequence ATGAACGGTCAGAACTACCGTTGCGGCTGGGTGGCGCTCATGGGGCCGCCCAATGCCGGCAAATCGACCCTGCTGAACGGTCTCATGGGCCAGAAGGTGACCATCGTCACGCCCAAGCCCCAGACCACCCGCAACCAGATCGTGGGCATCCTGACGGACGGCGATGCCCAGGCCATCTTCATGGACACGCCCGGCCTGTCGCAGGTGCGCGGCCGCCTGAGCAAGACCATGATCCAGGCCGTGTGGCAGAGCCTCGGCCAGGCCGATGTCATCATGCCCGTGCTGGACGCCCACCTGTACATCCGCCATCCCGAATATCTGGACCGGGACCTGGCGCCCGTGGCCGAGGCCCTGGCCAGCGACGAGCGCCCCATGGTGGTGGTGGCCAACAAGGTGGACCTGTTCGCCGACAAGAGCCGCATGCTGCCCCTGCTGACCCGTCTCAACGAGATGTGGCCCCGTGCCGAGATCTTCCCGGTGTCGGCCCTGAACAAGGACGGCCTGCCCGAACTGGCCAGGCTCATCAAGAAGCAGCTGCCCGAGGGCATGGCCCAGTTCCCCGAGGACCAGATCTCCACCGCGCCGGTGCGCTTCATGGCCGCCGAGATCGTGCGCGAGAAGCTCTTCCTGCACCTGCGCCAGGAAGTGCCCTACGGCATCGCCGTGGAGGTGGAGAACTGGGAAGAAGACCCCGAGCGTGAACAGACCATCATCCACACCGTCATCTATGTGGCCCGTCCCATGCACAAGGGCATGGTCATCGGCCGCGGCGGCTCGGTGCTGAAGCAGGTGGGCATGGAGGCCCGTCAGGACATCCGCGAGCTCATCGGCGGCAAGGTGCATCTGGAACTGTGGGTCAAGGTCCGGGAGAACTGGACGGAAGACACGGCCTTCCTGCGCGAGCTGGGCATGGGGGCCGAATCCCTGTAG
- a CDS encoding sensor domain-containing diguanylate cyclase, which yields MSFPTHSAPCFTWHLPTDRLIFCSPALLLLGLAPETAPQTMTAFLDRLPEPQRRSLQRQRQMVLAGKSPGCQTCSYACNGRRVREALHVIRCGADGRPRTVLATIDLLDDISLSMGDDAGYWTYARKEGDLLLDVRGAVLLGLRPVAGPLDKGGLRLLRRRYRAAGTLARLRRWLDIPLCSGRQTLLLMPSRSEELPLLLTASVLKRDGDGRALVVSGSLAPFLAGKAATVGGADRLLLAMDACSDGLWDWDATTGKVYYSQNYLAMLGHTSETFPPELESWTRAVHPDDYEKTVTMQMRVAASPAEGDSFACTYRIRKADGSWLWVLGRGCVTSRDSRGHALRIVGMHTDISSLQHDRNVLEEKIRVDSLTGVYNRYHLDGLLQQLRLRRGPLCILMADVNGLKMINDHLGHHAGDELLRTAAQQLSRHIRQEDCLARLGGDEFVLVLSCPGSVVRKRLAIIRKALEAWNAGGGLPLELAFGLADSDDGSVPPDVLLRQADARMMEEKKQVRAASHARIRAWLEARTGRKVSGDDPRL from the coding sequence GTGTCGTTTCCTACCCATTCCGCCCCCTGTTTCACCTGGCACCTCCCGACGGACAGGCTCATCTTCTGTTCGCCGGCCCTGCTCCTGCTGGGACTGGCACCGGAGACGGCGCCGCAGACCATGACGGCCTTCCTGGACCGGCTGCCGGAACCCCAGCGCCGTTCCCTGCAACGCCAGCGCCAGATGGTCCTGGCCGGGAAGAGCCCCGGCTGCCAGACCTGTTCCTATGCCTGCAACGGCAGGCGGGTCCGCGAGGCGCTGCACGTCATCCGGTGCGGCGCCGACGGCAGGCCGCGGACGGTCCTTGCCACGATCGACCTGCTGGACGACATTTCCCTGTCGATGGGGGACGACGCCGGCTACTGGACCTATGCCCGGAAAGAAGGGGACCTGCTGCTGGACGTCCGCGGTGCCGTCCTGCTGGGCCTGCGCCCCGTGGCGGGGCCGCTGGACAAGGGGGGCCTGCGCCTTTTGCGCCGCCGTTACCGGGCAGCGGGGACACTGGCGCGCCTGCGCCGCTGGCTGGACATCCCCCTGTGTTCGGGACGGCAGACCCTGCTGCTGATGCCCTCCCGTTCCGAAGAGCTGCCCCTGCTGCTGACGGCCTCTGTCCTGAAACGGGATGGAGACGGGCGGGCCCTGGTGGTCTCGGGCAGTCTGGCGCCCTTCCTGGCGGGCAAGGCCGCCACGGTGGGCGGCGCCGACCGCCTGCTGCTGGCCATGGATGCCTGCAGCGACGGCCTGTGGGACTGGGACGCCACCACCGGCAAGGTCTATTACAGCCAGAATTATCTGGCCATGCTGGGACACACGTCCGAGACCTTCCCCCCCGAGCTGGAATCCTGGACGCGCGCCGTGCATCCTGACGATTACGAAAAGACAGTGACCATGCAGATGCGGGTGGCGGCGTCTCCCGCGGAGGGGGACTCCTTTGCCTGCACCTACCGCATCCGCAAGGCCGACGGCTCCTGGCTGTGGGTGCTGGGGCGCGGCTGCGTGACCAGCCGGGACAGCCGGGGACACGCCTTGCGCATCGTGGGCATGCATACGGACATCAGTTCCCTGCAGCACGACCGCAATGTGCTGGAAGAGAAGATCCGTGTGGATTCCCTGACAGGTGTCTACAACCGTTACCATCTGGACGGGCTGCTGCAGCAGCTGCGCCTGCGCCGGGGCCCCCTGTGCATCCTCATGGCCGATGTCAACGGCCTGAAGATGATCAACGACCATCTCGGGCACCATGCCGGTGACGAACTGCTGCGTACCGCGGCCCAGCAGCTTTCGCGGCATATCCGGCAGGAAGACTGTCTGGCGCGTCTGGGCGGGGACGAGTTCGTGCTGGTGCTCTCCTGTCCCGGCAGCGTGGTGCGCAAACGCCTGGCCATCATCCGCAAGGCCCTGGAGGCCTGGAATGCCGGCGGCGGCCTGCCGCTGGAACTTGCTTTCGGCCTGGCCGATTCGGACGACGGTTCCGTGCCGCCCGATGTGCTGCTGCGTCAGGCCGATGCCCGCATGATGGAAGAGAAAAAGCAGGTGCGGGCCGCCTCCCATGCCCGCATCCGGGCCTGGCTGGAGGCCCGTACGGGCAGAAAGGTTTCGGGGGACGACCCCCGGCTCTGA
- the tgt gene encoding tRNA guanosine(34) transglycosylase Tgt: MTQSVYTLEHSDNAARAGLVRTAHGVIPTPIFMPVGTVGSVKAIAPDDLAAIGAPIILGNTYHLYLRPGDGLVARHGGLHGFASWPGAILTDSGGFQVFSLSSLRKIREEGVEFRSHLDGSRHLFTPESVVGIQRNLNSDIMMVLDECVPYGADYAYTEKSLALTTRWALRARAAYPQGSGRNLLFAITQGGFFKDLRQRSIEELCCHDFDGFAIGGLSVGESKHMLYDFMYEVAPRLPKDKPRYLMGVGTPLDIAHGINAGIDMFDCVLPTRNARNGTLYTSLGKINIKRRDYAEDDSPLDPACDCYTCRTFSRAYLRHLYVSKELLAFRLNSLHNLTYFLNVVRQARRAILEDRYASFLAHMESLYPDEAAQGRGL, encoded by the coding sequence ATGACACAATCCGTCTATACACTCGAACACAGCGACAATGCGGCCCGCGCCGGTCTGGTGCGCACGGCGCACGGCGTCATCCCCACGCCCATCTTCATGCCCGTGGGCACCGTGGGCTCGGTCAAGGCCATCGCGCCGGACGATCTGGCCGCCATCGGCGCGCCCATCATCCTGGGCAACACCTACCATCTTTACCTGCGCCCCGGGGACGGGCTGGTGGCCCGGCACGGCGGCCTGCACGGCTTTGCCTCCTGGCCCGGCGCCATCCTCACCGACAGCGGCGGCTTCCAGGTCTTCAGCCTGAGCTCCCTGCGCAAGATCCGGGAGGAAGGCGTGGAGTTCCGTTCCCATCTGGACGGCTCCAGGCATCTGTTCACGCCCGAGAGCGTGGTGGGCATCCAGCGCAACCTCAATTCCGACATCATGATGGTGCTGGACGAATGCGTGCCCTACGGCGCGGACTATGCCTACACGGAAAAGTCCCTGGCCCTGACCACGCGCTGGGCCCTGCGCGCCCGTGCGGCCTATCCGCAGGGCAGCGGCCGGAACCTGCTGTTCGCCATCACCCAGGGCGGTTTTTTCAAGGACCTGCGCCAGCGCTCCATCGAGGAGCTGTGCTGCCACGATTTCGACGGCTTCGCCATCGGCGGCCTTTCGGTGGGCGAGAGCAAGCACATGCTCTACGACTTCATGTACGAAGTGGCGCCCCGGCTGCCCAAGGACAAGCCCCGCTACCTCATGGGCGTGGGCACGCCCCTGGACATCGCCCACGGCATCAATGCCGGCATCGACATGTTCGACTGCGTGCTGCCCACCCGCAACGCGCGCAACGGCACGCTCTATACCTCGCTGGGCAAGATCAACATCAAGCGCAGGGACTACGCCGAGGACGACAGCCCCCTGGATCCGGCCTGCGACTGCTACACCTGCCGGACCTTCTCCCGTGCCTATCTGCGCCATCTGTACGTCAGCAAGGAGCTGCTGGCCTTCCGCCTCAACTCCCTGCACAACCTGACCTACTTCCTCAACGTGGTCAGGCAGGCGCGCCGGGCCATCCTGGAGGACCGCTACGCCTCCTTCCTGGCCCATATGGAAAGCCTCTATCCCGATGAGGCGGCCCAGGGGCGGGGGCTGTGA
- the alr gene encoding alanine racemase, producing the protein MSCTFTPSRCHIRLGALVRNFSRMGRPGSLMPVIKSDAYGHGMTEVAHALDAAGARHFAVGTVAEGACLRQDGLAQLILPLLGCLDDEDWQQASACGLTPLVTGFEALEKAAALGNPADPWGVAIKLDTGMSRLGFGAEDIPALLERLRACPGLKPILAVSHFPCADMPEKEDFTRRQLEKFTAMTDSLRAAYPELRRSLANSAGTMGWPGSRFELCRPGFSLYGGNPFRGTAWEGRGAGLEPVMEVSAPLLQVRHLKPGEGISYGQTFIAPREMRVAVVGAGYAVGYPRGASGRIHVLVNGRRAPQVGRICMGMFMVDVTGLPARAGDTAWLLGGPAAPGETPVGIDELAGACGGFAYELLCLLGQGSPRVYHK; encoded by the coding sequence ATGAGCTGCACTTTCACTCCTTCCCGCTGTCATATCCGCCTGGGGGCCCTTGTCCGCAACTTCAGCCGCATGGGCCGGCCCGGCAGCCTCATGCCCGTCATCAAATCCGACGCCTACGGCCACGGCATGACCGAAGTGGCCCACGCCCTGGACGCCGCCGGCGCCCGCCACTTTGCCGTGGGCACCGTGGCCGAAGGGGCCTGCCTGCGCCAGGACGGCCTGGCCCAGCTCATCCTGCCCCTGCTGGGCTGCCTGGACGATGAGGACTGGCAGCAGGCCAGTGCCTGCGGCCTGACGCCCCTCGTCACCGGCTTCGAGGCCCTGGAAAAGGCCGCCGCCCTGGGCAACCCCGCCGACCCCTGGGGCGTGGCCATCAAACTGGACACGGGCATGAGCCGCCTGGGCTTCGGCGCGGAAGACATCCCGGCCCTGCTGGAACGCCTGCGCGCCTGCCCCGGCCTCAAGCCCATCCTGGCCGTCTCGCACTTCCCCTGTGCCGACATGCCGGAAAAGGAAGATTTCACCCGCCGCCAGCTGGAAAAGTTCACGGCCATGACCGACAGCCTGCGGGCGGCCTACCCGGAGCTCAGGCGTTCCCTGGCCAATTCGGCCGGGACCATGGGCTGGCCCGGGAGCCGCTTCGAGCTCTGCCGCCCCGGCTTCTCGCTCTATGGCGGCAACCCCTTCCGGGGCACGGCCTGGGAAGGACGCGGCGCGGGCCTGGAACCCGTCATGGAAGTGAGCGCCCCCCTGCTGCAGGTGCGCCACCTCAAGCCCGGTGAAGGCATCTCCTACGGGCAGACTTTCATCGCCCCGCGCGAGATGCGCGTGGCCGTGGTGGGCGCGGGCTATGCCGTGGGCTATCCCCGCGGCGCCTCCGGCCGCATCCATGTGCTGGTCAACGGCCGCCGTGCGCCCCAGGTGGGCCGCATCTGCATGGGCATGTTCATGGTCGACGTCACGGGCCTTCCGGCGCGCGCCGGTGACACGGCCTGGCTGCTGGGCGGCCCTGCCGCGCCGGGCGAGACGCCCGTCGGCATCGACGAGCTGGCCGGAGCCTGCGGCGGCTTCGCCTACGAGCTGCTCTGCCTGCTGGGCCAGGGCAGCCCGCGCGTGTACCACAAATAG
- the rpsF gene encoding 30S ribosomal protein S6 yields the protein MRKFETLLLLSPELSAETREGILTALTGVVERENGVMEEVDHWGMRDLAYPVRKQMRGYYVRLVYQAPAELVAELERNVRITDGIFKFVTVKLAEEVEVA from the coding sequence ATGCGGAAATTCGAAACCCTGCTCCTCCTTTCGCCGGAGCTGTCCGCCGAGACCCGTGAGGGCATCCTGACCGCCCTGACCGGCGTGGTGGAACGCGAAAACGGCGTCATGGAAGAAGTGGATCACTGGGGCATGCGCGATCTGGCCTACCCCGTGCGCAAGCAGATGCGCGGCTACTATGTGCGCCTCGTGTACCAGGCTCCCGCCGAACTGGTGGCCGAACTGGAACGCAACGTGCGCATCACCGACGGCATCTTCAAGTTCGTGACCGTCAAACTGGCTGAAGAAGTGGAGGTCGCGTAA
- the rpsR gene encoding 30S ribosomal protein S18 — protein MAFKKKFAPRRKFCRFCADKDLPLNYKRPDILRDFITERGKIIARRITGTCAHHQRLLTREIKRARQMALLIYTATHDSTVKKKSMI, from the coding sequence ATGGCTTTCAAGAAGAAGTTTGCCCCCCGTCGCAAGTTCTGCCGCTTCTGCGCGGACAAGGATCTGCCCCTGAACTACAAGCGCCCCGACATCCTGCGCGACTTCATCACCGAACGCGGCAAGATCATCGCCCGCCGCATCACCGGTACCTGCGCGCACCATCAGCGCCTGCTGACCCGCGAGATCAAGCGTGCCCGCCAGATGGCCCTGCTCATCTACACCGCCACGCATGATTCCACCGTCAAGAAAAAGAGCATGATCTAA
- the rplI gene encoding 50S ribosomal protein L9 has protein sequence MKLILRADVENLGNLGDVVTVKPGYGRNFLLPQGLAMVASEANMKAFELERKKLQERMDALRADAQALCARLEALEVVIPMHVGDNDKLYGSVTSSIIGDALTALGVDVDRRRILMDAPIRTLGEHPVRVRLHASIVATVPVKVISDHPVVEEEAQPEAEAEAPAAEAE, from the coding sequence ATGAAACTGATACTCCGCGCCGACGTGGAAAATCTCGGCAACCTTGGCGACGTCGTCACCGTGAAGCCCGGCTACGGCCGCAACTTCCTGCTGCCCCAGGGCCTGGCCATGGTGGCTTCCGAAGCCAACATGAAGGCCTTTGAACTGGAACGCAAGAAGCTCCAGGAACGCATGGACGCCCTGCGCGCTGACGCCCAGGCCCTGTGCGCCAGGCTGGAAGCCCTGGAAGTCGTCATCCCCATGCATGTGGGCGACAACGACAAGCTGTACGGCTCCGTGACCAGCAGCATCATCGGCGATGCCCTGACCGCTCTGGGCGTGGATGTGGACCGCCGCCGCATCCTCATGGACGCCCCCATCCGTACCCTGGGTGAACATCCCGTGCGCGTGCGCCTGCACGCCAGCATCGTGGCCACCGTGCCGGTGAAGGTCATTTCCGACCATCCCGTGGTGGAAGAAGAAGCCCAGCCCGAAGCCGAAGCCGAAGCTCCCGCCGCCGAAGCCGAATAA